One region of Brassica napus cultivar Da-Ae chromosome A10, Da-Ae, whole genome shotgun sequence genomic DNA includes:
- the LOC106392358 gene encoding leucine-rich repeat receptor-like serine/threonine-protein kinase At2g14510: MGATLNGLLFYVCAAFSIIHLAHSQNQQGFISLDCGLPSNESPYNEPFTNLTYISDASFLHSGKTGTIHKDLKTHFMKPYTGLRYFPDGIRNCYNLSVMQDTKYLIRTVFVYGNYDGLNASPRFDLYLGPNIWTTIDAKLSGPGMAQEIIHITRSNILEICLVKTGTSTPLISALELRPLPYDTYITRTGSLKYVDRIYFSNSDQGVRYPEDVYDRAWSPFLPVEWTQINTTLNVVDPHKDYNPPQDVIKTAATPAIASEPMTFSWTLDTSDDETYAYLYMADIQKVRNNDTREFDIIANGKVEFDPYSPMKFEVEVLFNRVPLKCEGGLCRVQLSRTRKSTLPPLMNALEIFQVIEFPQSETNQDDVIAMKNIRDTYGLNKISWQGDPCVPKQFLWSGLRCNVIDVSTPPRIIALDLSSSGLSGDIPLFIQNLTQLQELDLSRNNLTGEVPEFLAKMKSLMLINLSGNKLRGRIPQALLDREKEGLKLTLDGYLRTCKSCKKKFPVVAVVGASLSSVAIIITVVVLIFIFKRKKPSISKVKRSSLELKNRRFTYSEVKDMTNNFQVVLGKGGFGVVCHGFLNNQQVAVKVLSQSSTQGYKEFKTEVELLLRVHHINLVNLIGYCDEGNDLALIYEFMENGNLKEYLSGERDGSVLNWPSRLKIAIESALGIEYLHIGCKPPMVHRDVKSTNILLGQHFEAKLADFGLSRSFLVGSKTHVSTTNVAGTIGYLDPEYYQKHWLTEKSDVYSFGIVLLEIITGQPVIDQSRENSYIVEWAKSMLANGDIESIMDPKLQREYDTGSSWKALELAMACINPSSAERPNMTRVAHELNECLEVYENLTKRRSQDANSSKSTGHSISFVSDTPSAR, translated from the exons ATGGGGGCAACTCTAAACGGGCTTCTGTTTTATGTGTGTGCGGCTTTCTCCATAATTCATCTTGCTCACTCTCAGAATCAACAAG GATTCATCAGCTTAGATTGTGGATTACCTTCTAATGAGTCTCCTTACAACGAACCCTTTACCAATCTGACATACATATCTGATGCCAGTTTCCTCCACAGCGGAAAAACTGGTACCATCCACAAAGACTTGAAGACACACTTTATGAAGCCATATACTGGTTTGAGATACTTTCCAGATGGAATACGAAACTGTTATAATCTGAGCGTGATGCAAGACACAAAGTATCTGATCAGGACTGTGTTCGTATATGGGAACTACGACGGTCTCAATGCTTCTCCAAGATTCGACCTCTATCTCGGTCCTAATATTTGGACAACCATAGATGCGAAATTATCGGGTCCAGGTATGGCTCAGGAGATCATTCACATCACAAGATCCAATATTTTGGAAATATGTCTTGTTAAGACAGGGACAAGTACACCACTAATATCAGCCCTGGAATTAAGACCGTTGCCATATGATACTTATATTACTCGAACTGGTTCCTTGAAGTATGTGGACCGAATCTATTTCAGCAATTCGGACCAAGGTGTACG TTACCCTGAAGATGTATATGATCGTGCTTGGTCTCCGTTCTTGCCAGTAGAATGGACGCAGATAAACACAACCCTCAACGTTGTTGATCCTCATAAAGACTATAACCCGCCACAAGATGTCATTAAGACTGCTGCGACACCCGCTATTGCCAGTGAACCAATGACCTTTTCTTGGACTTTGGACACTTCTGACGACGAGACTTATGCCTACCTCTATATGGCTGACATCCAAAAAGTGAGAAATAATGATACCAGGGAATTTGACATTATCGCGAATGGTAAAGTTGAATTTGATCCTTATAGTCCAATGAAGTTCGAAGTAGAGGTTTTGTTTAACAGAGTGCCTCTGAAATGCGAGGGAGGGTTGTGTCGTGTGCAACTCTCAAGAACTCGAAAGTCGACTCTTCCACCCTTGATGAATGCTTTAGAGATTTTCCAAGTAATTGAGTTTCCACAATCAGAGACGAATCAAGATGATG TGATTGCTATGAAGAATATCCGTGATACGTATGGATTGAATAAAATCAGCTGGCAGGGTGATCCATGTGTTCCTAAACAATTCTTGTGGTCTGGTTTACGCTGCAATGTTATAGATGTGTCCACACCACCAAGAATCATAGCATT AGATTTGTCTTCAAGTGGATTAAGTGGAGATATACCACTTTTCATACAAAATCTTACTCAACTTCAAGAATT GGACCTGTCGAGAAACAACTTGACTGGAGAAGTGCCTGAATTTCTAGCCAAGATGAAATCATTGATGCTCAT AAACTTAAGTGGAAATAAGCTTAGAGGCCGCATTCCACAAGCCCTGCTTGATAGAGAAAAAGAAGGACTAAAGCTAAC TCTTGATGGATATCTAAGGACATGTaaatcatgcaaaaaaaaattccccGTGGTGGCGGTTGTTGGTGCATCTCTTTCTTCTGTGGCCATTATCATTACTGTGGTGGTTTTAATCTTCATCTTCAAAAGGAAAAAGCCATCAATTTCTAAAG TTAAACGTTCATCACTAGAATTAAAAAACAGAAGATTTACATATTCAGAGGTCAAAGATATGACTAATAACTTTCAAGTTGTTCTTGGCAAAGGAGGCTTCGGTGTTGTTTGTCATGGTTTTCTAAATAATCAACAAGTAGCCGTCAAAGTTCTCTCTCAATCATCAACTCAAGGCTATAAGGAATTCAAAACAGAA GTTGAACTACTTCTAAGAGTTCACCACATAAATTTAGTTAACCTCATCGGATATTGTGATGAAGGGAATGACTTAGCTCTCATCTACGAGTTCATGGAAAATGGGAACCTAAAGGAATATCTCTCAG GAGAACGTGATGGCTCTGTTTTAAACTGGCCAAGTAGACTGAAAATAGCTATTGAGTCTGCTCTAG GAATTGAATATTTGCATATTGGATGTAAGCCGCCAATGGTTCATAGAGATGTGAAAAGTACCAATATATTGTTAGGACAACATTTTGAAGCCAAACTCGCCGATTTTGGACTTTCTAGATCTTTCCTTGTGGGAAGTAAAACTCATGTATCAACAACAAATGTTGCTGGAACTATTGGATATCTTGATCCCGA ATACTATCAAAAGCATTGGTTAACGGAGAAGAGTGATGTTTACAGCTTTGGAATCGTGTTACTTGAGATTATCACTGGCCAACCAGTGATTGACCAATCACGTGAAAATTCTTACATAGTAGAATGGGCTAAGTCTATGCTCGCAAATGGTGATATTGAAAGTATTATGGATCCGAAACTCCAACGAGAATATGACACAGGTTCATCTTGGAAAGCTCTTGAATTAGCAATGGCATGCATTAACCCTTCTTCCGCAGAGAGACCAAACATGACACGGGTTGCTCATGAACTAAATGAGTGTTTGGAAGTATATGAGAACCTAACTAAAAGAAGGAGCCAAGATGCAAATTCATCCAAGTCCACGGGACATAGCATAAGCTTCGTCAGTGACACTCCTTCAGCTCGTTAA